A genomic window from Macaca mulatta isolate MMU2019108-1 chromosome 19, T2T-MMU8v2.0, whole genome shotgun sequence includes:
- the VSTM1 gene encoding V-set and transmembrane domain-containing protein 1 isoform X3: protein MTTEFLSLLCLDTRTIFVAIFSCISILLLFLSVFIIYRCSQHGSSPEESTKRISHSKLSEQVAAEADLSRMERVSVSTADPQGVTYAELNINALSEAASDTTQEPPESHEYAAVKV, encoded by the exons ACACCAGAACCATCTTTGTCGCCATCTTCAGCTGCATCTccatccttcttctcttcctctcagtCTTCATCATCTACAGATGCAGCCAGCACG GTTCGTCACCTGAAGAATCCACCAAAAG aatcAGCCATTCCAAACTTTCGGAGCAGGTGGCTGCTG AGGCAGATTTATCCAGGATGGAAAGGGTATCTGTCTCG ACGGCAGACCCCCAAGGAGTGACGTATGCTGAGCTAAACATCAATGCCCTGTCTGAGGCAGCTTCTGACACCACCCAGGAGCCCCCAGAATCTCATGAATATGCGGCAGTGAAAGTGTAG